From the genome of Globicephala melas chromosome 16, mGloMel1.2, whole genome shotgun sequence, one region includes:
- the SLC18A3 gene encoding vesicular acetylcholine transporter translates to MEPEAPAGQAPAAASKLSEAVGAALQDPRRQRRLVLVIVCVALLLDNMLYMVIVPIVPYYVHSASEKPTLTSKVCVTTLPPPTPANASADTVNTSESSTAAMPARSTAQPQYPTDNEDVKIGVLFASKAILQLLVNPLSGTFIDRMSYDLPLLMGLGVLFASTVMFAFAEDYATLFAARSLQGLGSAFADTSGIAMIADKYPEEPERSRALGLALAFISFGSLVAPPFGGFLHKFVGKTAPFLVLAMVSLLDALLLLVVAKPFSAAARARANLPVGTPIHRLMLDPYIAVVAGALTTCNIPLAFLEPTIATWMEHTMAASEWDAGIAWLPAFVPHVLGVYLTVRLAARYPHLQWLYGAFGLAVIGASSCLVPACRSFAPLVVSLCGLCFGIALVDTALLPTLAFLVDVRHVSVYGSVYAIADISYCVAYALGPIVAGHIVHSLGFEQLSLVMGLANLLYAPVLLLLRNVGRLKRSRSERDVLLDEPPQGLYDAVRLRERPLSDREGAPRSPPGPFDACEDDYDYYTRS, encoded by the coding sequence ATGGAACCCGAGGCGCCGGCGGGTCAGGCCCCGGCGGCAGCCAGCAAGCTGTCGGAGGCGGTGGGCGCGGCGCTGCAAGATCCCCGGCGGCAGCGGCGCCTGGTGCTGGTCATCGTGTGCGTGGCGCTGTTGCTGGACAACATGCTGTACATGGTCATCGTGCCCATCGTGCCCTACTACGTGCACTCGGCCAGCGAGAAGCCCACCCTGACTTCCAAAGTGTGTGTGACCACCCTGCCGCCGCCCACTCCGGCCAATGCCAGTGCAGACACGGTCAACACCTCGGAGTCCTCGACGGCCGCGATGCCGGCCAGGTCTACCGCGCAGCCCCAATACCCCACCGACAACGAGGACGTGAAGATCGGGGTGCTGTTTGCCTCCAAGGCCATCCTGCAGCTGCTGGTGAACCCCCTGAGCGGGACCTTCATCGACCGCATGAGCTATGACTTGCCGCTGCTTATGGGCCTGGGCGTACTGTTCGCCTCTACAGTGATGTTTGCCTTTGCGGAGGACTACGCGACGCTCTTCGCCGCGCGCAGCCTGCAGGGTCTCGGCTCGGCCTTCGCGGACACGTCTGGCATTGCCATGATCGCCGACAAGTATCCTGAGGAGCCGGAGCGCAGTCGTGCCCTGGGCTTGGCGTTGGCCTTCATCAGCTTCGGCAGCCTAGTGGCGCCGCCCTTCGGGGGGTTCCTCCACAAGTTCGTGGGCAAGACCGCGCCCTTTCTGGTGCTCGCCATGGTTTCGCTGCTCGACGCCCTGTTGCTGCTGGTCGTGGCCAAGCCCTTCTCCGCCGCGGCGCGGGCGCGGGCCAACCTGCCAGTGGGCACGCCTATCCACCGCCTCATGCTGGACCCCTACATCGCCGTGGTGGCAGGGGCGCTCACCACCTGCAACATCCCCCTCGCCTTTCTCGAGCCTACCATCGCCACGTGGATGGAGCACACGATGGCGGCGTCCGAGTGGGACGCAGGCATAGCCTGGCTGCCGGCCTTCGTGCCGCACGTGCTAGGCGTGTACCTCACAGTGCGACTGGCAGCGCGCTACCCCCACCTGCAGTGGCTGTACGGCGCCTTCGGGCTGGCAGTGATAGGCGCCAGCTCGTGCTTGGTGCCCGCCTGCCGCTCCTTTGCACCACTAGTGGTCTCGCTCTGCGGCCTCTGCTTCGGCATTGCGCTGGTGGACACGGCGCTGCTGCCCACGCTCGCCTTTCTTGTGGACGTGCGCCACGTCTCGGTCTATGGCAGCGTCTACGCCATTGCCGACATATCCTATTGCGTGGCCTATGCGCTCGGGCCCATAGTGGCGGGCCACATCGTGCACTCGCTTGGCTTTGAGCAGCTTAGCCTTGTTATGGGCCTGGCCAACCTGCTGTATGCGCCCGTCCTGCTGCTTCTGCGCAACGTGGGCCGCCTGAAGCGCTCCCGCTCCGAGCGCGATGTGCTGCTGGACGAGCCACCGCAGGGTCTATACGATGCTGTGCGCCTGCGGGAGCGCCCTCTGTCCGACCGGGAAGGCGCGCCTCGCAGCCCGCCAGGCCCCTTTGACGCATGTGAGGACGACTACGACTACTACACCCGCAGCTAG